One part of the Burkholderia latens genome encodes these proteins:
- a CDS encoding purine-cytosine permease family protein, with the protein MTTADRNASPMIEKHTIGYVPPAERHGKVRDLFTLWFGGNIAPLPIVTGALGVQLFHLNLMWAIVAIVVGQAIGGVLMALHSAQGPQMGIPQMIQSRAQFGSWGALLVTVIAAVMYVGFFASNIVLAGKSVHGIASSVPVPVGIVIGAVGSGLIGIVGYRFIHILNRIGTWVLGVGILVGFWMILSHVSTSDFLTRGGFDFAGWLATVSLSALWQIAFAPYVSDYSRYLPEDVGVASTFWATYLGCTVGSTLAFIFGAVAVLAVPAGADTMDAVKQATGPLGSLMLVLFLLSVISHNALNLYGAVLAVITSVQTFAYKWIPTAKTRAAVSVVIFVACCYAAIGASTNFVGNLVDLVLALLVVLVPWTAINLIDFYVIHKGKYDIQSIFMADGGVYGRFNPQALLAYAIGIVVQIPFMNTPMYAGPIPAHLGGADLSWLVGLALTSPLYYWLATRDSAYRRRQTGAQLPSSAAR; encoded by the coding sequence ATGACGACCGCGGACCGCAACGCGTCCCCCATGATAGAGAAACACACGATCGGCTACGTGCCGCCCGCAGAACGCCACGGCAAGGTGCGCGACCTGTTCACGCTCTGGTTCGGCGGCAACATCGCGCCGCTGCCGATCGTGACCGGCGCGCTCGGCGTGCAGCTTTTCCACCTGAACCTGATGTGGGCAATCGTCGCGATCGTCGTCGGCCAGGCGATCGGCGGCGTGCTGATGGCGCTGCATTCGGCGCAGGGTCCGCAGATGGGCATCCCGCAGATGATCCAGAGCCGCGCGCAGTTCGGCTCGTGGGGCGCGCTGCTCGTCACGGTGATCGCGGCCGTGATGTACGTCGGCTTCTTCGCGTCGAACATCGTGCTGGCCGGCAAGTCGGTGCACGGGATCGCATCGTCGGTGCCGGTGCCGGTGGGCATCGTGATCGGCGCGGTGGGCTCGGGGCTGATCGGGATCGTCGGCTACCGGTTCATCCACATCCTGAACCGGATCGGCACGTGGGTGCTCGGCGTCGGCATTCTCGTCGGCTTCTGGATGATCCTGTCGCACGTGAGCACGAGCGATTTCCTCACGCGCGGCGGCTTCGACTTCGCGGGCTGGCTCGCGACGGTGTCGCTGTCCGCACTGTGGCAGATCGCGTTCGCACCGTACGTGTCGGACTATTCGCGCTATCTGCCGGAAGACGTCGGCGTCGCGTCGACGTTCTGGGCGACCTATCTCGGCTGCACGGTCGGCTCCACGCTCGCGTTCATTTTCGGCGCGGTCGCGGTGCTCGCGGTGCCGGCCGGCGCGGACACGATGGACGCGGTCAAGCAGGCGACCGGCCCGCTCGGATCGCTGATGCTGGTGCTGTTCCTGCTGAGCGTGATCAGCCACAACGCGCTGAACCTGTACGGCGCAGTGCTGGCGGTGATCACGTCGGTGCAGACCTTCGCATACAAATGGATTCCGACCGCGAAGACGCGCGCGGCGGTGTCGGTCGTGATCTTCGTCGCCTGCTGCTATGCGGCGATCGGCGCGTCGACGAACTTCGTCGGCAATCTCGTCGACCTGGTGCTTGCGCTGCTCGTCGTGCTGGTGCCGTGGACGGCGATCAACCTGATCGACTTCTACGTGATCCACAAGGGCAAGTACGACATCCAGTCGATCTTCATGGCGGACGGCGGCGTGTATGGACGCTTCAATCCGCAGGCGCTGCTCGCGTATGCGATCGGCATCGTCGTGCAGATTCCGTTCATGAACACGCCGATGTATGCGGGGCCGATTCCCGCGCATCTCGGCGGCGCGGATTTGTCGTGGCTCGTCGGGCTCGCTCTGACGTCGCCGCTTTACTACTGGCTCGCGACGCGCGACAGCGCGTACCGGCGCCGGCAGACGGGCGCGCAGCTGCCGTCTTCGGCGGCGCGGTAA
- a CDS encoding LysR substrate-binding domain-containing protein, protein MAHYTLRQLKYFVTTVESGSVAEASRQLFIAQPSISSAIKGLEESFGVKLFIRHHAQGVSLTPSGTRFYRKAQELLRIAHEFEQNALADNDVVSGQIDIGCFETVAPLYLPQLIAGFRERYPGVNIRLRDGDQQELVQGLTAGTFDLAFLYDHDLDGTIETEPLMPAQQPYVLLPENHRFADQSHVSLRDLSVEPMILLDVLPSRTYFVSLFHELGLTPNIVFASPSIEMVRGMVGQGFGFSLLVTRPHSEYTYDGRRVVTIGLSETVSPSGLVSARLKRGQLTKQAQSFVEFCRERLAQIVGESER, encoded by the coding sequence GTGGCTCACTACACTTTGCGGCAACTGAAATATTTCGTGACGACGGTGGAATCCGGCAGTGTCGCCGAGGCGTCGCGCCAGCTGTTCATTGCACAGCCGTCGATTTCCAGCGCGATCAAGGGGCTCGAAGAGAGCTTCGGCGTGAAGCTGTTCATCCGCCATCACGCGCAGGGCGTGTCGCTGACACCGAGCGGCACGCGCTTCTACCGCAAGGCGCAGGAGCTGCTGCGCATCGCGCACGAATTCGAACAGAACGCGCTCGCCGACAACGACGTCGTCAGCGGCCAGATCGACATCGGCTGCTTCGAGACCGTCGCGCCGCTCTATCTGCCGCAACTGATCGCCGGTTTTCGCGAGCGCTACCCGGGCGTCAACATCCGGCTGCGCGACGGCGACCAGCAGGAGCTCGTGCAGGGGCTGACGGCCGGCACGTTCGATCTCGCGTTCCTGTACGACCACGATCTCGACGGCACGATCGAGACCGAACCGCTGATGCCGGCGCAGCAGCCGTACGTGCTCCTGCCGGAGAATCACCGGTTCGCGGACCAGTCGCACGTATCGCTGCGCGATCTCAGCGTCGAGCCGATGATCCTGCTCGACGTGCTGCCGAGCCGAACGTACTTCGTCAGCCTCTTTCACGAGCTCGGACTCACGCCGAACATCGTGTTCGCGTCGCCGTCGATCGAAATGGTGCGCGGGATGGTCGGCCAGGGGTTCGGTTTCTCGCTGCTCGTCACGCGCCCGCATTCCGAATACACGTACGACGGCCGGCGCGTCGTGACGATCGGCCTCAGCGAAACCGTGAGCCCATCCGGGCTCGTCAGCGCGCGGCTCAAGCGCGGACAGCTGACGAAGCAGGCGCAGTCGTTCGTCGAGTTCTGCCGCGAACGGCTCGCGCAGATCGTCGGCGAATCGGAGCGATAA
- the argE gene encoding acetylornithine deacetylase, whose protein sequence is MSDASSRALLARLIGFATVSRDSNLGMIDFIRDYLDAFGIETELFYNAERTKASLYATIGPRDRGGIALSGHTDVVPVDGQAWTFEPFRLTERDGRLYGRGTADMKGFIASVLAAVPAFVARPLNMPVHLAFSYDEEVGCLGVRPMLDALAAREHRPRLCVIGEPTELKPVLGHKGKLAMRCHVKGAACHSAYAPLGVNAIDYAAKLIARLGEIGAALARPEHRDGRFDPPFSTVQTGLIKGGRALNIVPAECEFDFEVRALPAFDAHDVPRKLQDYAESELLPKMRAVQPDTDIRLQPLGAYPGLATPADSEAARLLAMLSGSDAFGTVAFGTEGGLFGQAGIPTVVCGPGSMEQGHKPDEFVTVEQLAGCDAMLARLATYAASAS, encoded by the coding sequence ATGAGTGATGCGTCGAGCCGCGCGCTGCTTGCGCGCCTGATCGGCTTCGCGACGGTCAGCCGCGATTCGAACCTCGGGATGATCGACTTCATCCGCGACTATCTCGACGCCTTCGGCATCGAGACCGAGCTGTTCTACAACGCGGAACGCACGAAGGCGAGCCTGTACGCGACGATCGGCCCGCGAGATCGCGGCGGCATCGCGCTGTCGGGGCACACCGATGTGGTGCCGGTCGACGGGCAGGCGTGGACGTTCGAGCCGTTCCGGTTGACGGAGCGCGACGGCCGGCTCTACGGGCGCGGCACGGCCGACATGAAGGGCTTCATCGCGTCGGTGCTCGCGGCCGTGCCGGCGTTCGTCGCGAGACCGCTGAACATGCCGGTGCATCTCGCGTTTTCCTATGACGAAGAAGTCGGTTGTCTCGGTGTGCGGCCGATGCTCGACGCATTGGCGGCGCGCGAGCATCGGCCGCGTCTGTGCGTGATCGGCGAACCGACCGAACTGAAGCCGGTGCTCGGGCACAAGGGCAAGCTCGCGATGCGCTGTCACGTGAAGGGTGCCGCGTGTCACTCGGCGTACGCGCCGCTCGGCGTCAATGCGATCGACTACGCGGCGAAGCTGATCGCCAGGCTCGGCGAGATCGGCGCGGCGCTCGCGCGGCCCGAGCATCGCGACGGCCGCTTCGATCCACCGTTCTCGACCGTGCAGACGGGCCTGATCAAGGGCGGACGCGCGCTGAACATCGTGCCGGCCGAGTGCGAGTTCGATTTCGAGGTGCGCGCGCTGCCGGCGTTCGACGCGCACGATGTGCCGCGGAAACTGCAGGACTATGCGGAATCCGAATTGTTGCCGAAGATGCGCGCGGTGCAGCCCGATACCGACATTCGTCTGCAACCGCTCGGTGCGTACCCGGGCCTCGCGACGCCGGCGGACAGCGAAGCCGCGCGGCTGCTCGCGATGCTGAGCGGCTCCGACGCGTTCGGCACGGTCGCGTTCGGCACCGAAGGCGGGCTGTTCGGGCAGGCCGGCATTCCGACCGTGGTGTGCGGGCCGGGCAGCATGGAGCAGGGGCACAAGCCGGACGAGTTCGTCACCGTCGAACAGCTGGCAGGATGCGACGCGATGCTGGCCCGTCTTGCGACGTATGCCGCTTCGGCGAGCTGA
- a CDS encoding DUF1028 domain-containing protein, which translates to MTFSIVGRCPETGQLGIAISSSSIAVGARCPWVRAGVGAVATQNVTLPALGPQILDLIEHQQLAPAAALDRALSANGWSQYRQVTVIDGQGQTACFTGKEALGTHHAVQGEQCVAAGNLLAERAVIDAMARAFERAHGLLADRLLAAMHAAIAAGGEAGPVHSAALKVAGDVTWPLVDLRVDWADADPIGQLDALWRAYRPQMQDYQTRALNPTAAPSYGVPGDE; encoded by the coding sequence ATGACTTTCTCCATCGTCGGGCGTTGCCCGGAAACGGGGCAGCTCGGTATCGCGATCAGTTCGTCGAGCATCGCGGTGGGCGCGCGCTGCCCATGGGTGCGCGCGGGCGTCGGCGCGGTCGCGACGCAGAACGTCACACTGCCGGCGCTCGGTCCGCAGATTCTCGATCTGATCGAACACCAACAGCTTGCGCCGGCGGCCGCGCTTGATCGCGCACTGAGCGCGAACGGCTGGAGCCAGTATCGGCAGGTCACCGTGATCGACGGGCAGGGGCAGACCGCGTGCTTCACCGGCAAGGAAGCGCTCGGCACGCATCATGCGGTTCAGGGTGAGCAATGCGTGGCGGCCGGCAACCTGCTGGCCGAGCGTGCCGTGATCGATGCGATGGCGCGCGCGTTCGAGCGCGCGCACGGGCTGCTGGCCGACCGCCTGCTGGCGGCGATGCACGCGGCGATCGCGGCCGGCGGCGAGGCAGGGCCCGTGCATTCGGCCGCGCTGAAGGTGGCCGGCGACGTGACGTGGCCGCTCGTCGACCTGCGCGTCGACTGGGCGGATGCGGATCCGATCGGGCAACTCGATGCGTTGTGGCGCGCGTATCGGCCGCAGATGCAGGATTATCAGACGCGTGCGCTGAACCCGACCGCCGCGCCGAGCTACGGAGTGCCGGGCGATGAGTGA
- a CDS encoding RidA family protein, which translates to MSQPTHTRIRMFNTKDTYPNQTLDNDLCQAVRAGNTVYVRGQVGTDFDGNLIGLGDARAQAEQAMKNVKQLLEEAGSDITHIVKTTTYLIDPRYREPVYQEVGKWLKGVYPISTGLVVSALGQPQWLMEIDVIAVIPDNWQPNRA; encoded by the coding sequence ATGAGCCAGCCTACCCATACCCGTATCCGCATGTTCAACACAAAGGATACCTACCCGAACCAGACGCTCGACAACGACCTGTGCCAGGCCGTGCGCGCCGGCAATACCGTCTATGTGCGCGGCCAGGTCGGCACCGATTTCGACGGCAACCTGATCGGCCTCGGCGACGCGCGCGCTCAGGCGGAGCAGGCGATGAAGAACGTGAAGCAGTTGCTGGAGGAAGCCGGCAGCGACATCACGCACATCGTGAAGACGACGACCTACCTGATCGATCCGCGCTACCGCGAACCCGTGTACCAGGAAGTCGGCAAGTGGCTGAAGGGCGTTTATCCGATCTCGACGGGGCTTGTCGTGTCCGCGCTCGGCCAGCCGCAGTGGCTGATGGAGATCGACGTGATCGCGGTGATCCCGGACAACTGGCAACCGAACCGCGCATAG
- a CDS encoding flavin-containing monooxygenase: MAVETTSIDTLVVGAGQAGVAMSEHLGKLGVPHLVLERDRIAERWRTGRWDSLVANGPAWHDRFPGLEFDGLDPDAFASKDQVADYFEAYARKFNAPIRTGVEVKNVVRNTGKPGFIVDTSDGTIEATRVVVATGPFQRPVIPPIAPDDAGLVQIHSADYRNPAQLPDGAVLVVGAGSSGVQIADELQRAGRQVYLSVGPHDRPPRAYRGRDFCWWLGVLGEWDKEVATPGREHVTIAVSGARGGHTVDFRALAHQGVTLVGLTKSFGRGVAVFEPDLAVNLARGDENYLCLLDAADAYAVRNGLDLPEEPEARRILPDPDCVTRPILTLDLAAAGVTSIVWATGYAVDYGWLNVDAFGANGKPQHQRGVSKEPGIYFLGLPWLSRRGSSFIWGVWHDAKHIADHIATQRKYLDYHDASQRRFQTRTGHGDASRTEPADARPLVDAID; this comes from the coding sequence GTGGCAGTGGAAACAACCTCAATCGATACGCTGGTCGTCGGGGCCGGTCAGGCCGGCGTGGCCATGAGCGAGCACCTGGGCAAGCTGGGCGTGCCGCATCTCGTGCTGGAGCGTGACCGCATCGCCGAGCGCTGGCGCACCGGGCGCTGGGATTCGCTGGTCGCGAACGGCCCCGCATGGCACGACCGTTTTCCGGGGCTCGAATTCGACGGTCTCGATCCCGATGCGTTCGCATCGAAGGACCAGGTCGCCGACTACTTCGAAGCCTATGCGCGCAAGTTCAACGCGCCGATCCGCACCGGCGTCGAAGTGAAGAACGTCGTGCGCAACACGGGCAAGCCGGGCTTCATCGTCGACACTTCGGACGGCACGATCGAGGCAACTCGCGTGGTCGTCGCGACGGGCCCGTTCCAGCGCCCGGTCATCCCGCCGATCGCCCCGGACGACGCCGGCCTCGTGCAAATCCACTCGGCCGATTATCGCAACCCCGCGCAATTGCCGGATGGTGCGGTGCTGGTGGTCGGCGCCGGTTCGTCGGGCGTGCAGATCGCCGACGAGTTGCAGCGCGCGGGCCGGCAGGTCTACCTGTCGGTCGGCCCGCATGACCGTCCGCCGCGCGCGTATCGGGGCCGTGACTTCTGCTGGTGGCTCGGCGTGCTCGGCGAATGGGACAAGGAAGTCGCGACACCCGGACGCGAACACGTGACGATCGCGGTGAGCGGTGCGCGCGGCGGTCACACGGTCGATTTTCGCGCACTCGCGCACCAGGGCGTGACGCTCGTCGGGTTGACGAAGTCGTTCGGCAGGGGCGTCGCCGTGTTCGAGCCCGATCTCGCAGTCAATCTCGCACGCGGCGACGAGAACTACCTCTGCCTGCTCGACGCGGCCGACGCGTATGCGGTCCGCAACGGCCTCGACCTGCCCGAAGAACCCGAAGCGCGCCGCATCCTGCCGGATCCCGATTGCGTCACGCGACCGATCCTCACGCTCGATCTGGCCGCCGCAGGCGTCACGTCGATCGTCTGGGCGACGGGCTATGCGGTCGACTACGGCTGGCTGAACGTCGACGCGTTCGGCGCGAACGGCAAGCCCCAGCATCAACGCGGCGTGTCGAAGGAGCCAGGCATCTATTTCCTCGGGCTGCCGTGGCTGTCGCGACGCGGCTCCAGCTTCATCTGGGGCGTGTGGCACGACGCGAAACACATCGCCGACCACATCGCCACGCAGCGCAAGTACCTCGACTATCACGACGCGTCGCAGCGCCGGTTTCAAACGCGCACCGGGCACGGCGACGCATCGCGCACGGAGCCGGCGGATGCCCGTCCGCTCGTCGATGCGATCGACTGA
- the trpS gene encoding tryptophan--tRNA ligase codes for MTQSARPIILTGDRTTGPLHLGHYIGSLRARVQMQHEATQFLLLADTQALTDNMGRRQRVTENVIEVALDYLAVGIDPAISTIVVQSQVPELAELSQYLLNLVTVARLERNPTIKEEIRLRGFERDIPAGFLTYPVSQAADITAFKATHVPVGDDQLPMIEQTNELVRRFNATVERPVLVECEAVLSAVTRLPGIDGKAKMSKSLGNAITLGATPDEIAQAVKDMYTDPNHLRVSDPGQVEGNVVFTFLDAFEPDVQKVDELKAHYRRGGLGDSVVKRVLNERLQALIEPIRARRREFEADRAEVMAILKRGTLRARDVAGATLAEVKGAMGLTYFD; via the coding sequence ATGACGCAATCCGCCCGCCCGATCATCCTCACCGGCGACCGCACGACCGGCCCGCTGCATCTCGGCCACTACATCGGCTCGCTGCGTGCACGCGTGCAGATGCAGCACGAAGCGACGCAATTCCTGCTGCTGGCCGACACCCAGGCGCTGACCGACAACATGGGCCGCCGCCAGCGCGTGACCGAGAACGTGATCGAGGTCGCGCTCGACTATCTCGCCGTCGGCATCGATCCGGCGATTTCGACGATCGTCGTCCAGTCGCAGGTGCCCGAACTCGCCGAGCTGTCGCAGTACCTGCTGAATCTCGTCACGGTCGCGCGCCTCGAGCGCAATCCGACCATCAAGGAAGAGATCCGCCTGCGCGGCTTCGAGCGCGACATTCCTGCCGGCTTCCTCACCTACCCGGTGAGCCAGGCCGCCGACATCACCGCGTTCAAGGCGACGCACGTGCCCGTCGGCGACGATCAGTTGCCGATGATCGAGCAGACCAACGAACTCGTGCGCCGCTTCAATGCGACTGTCGAGCGGCCGGTATTGGTCGAATGCGAGGCCGTCCTGTCGGCTGTCACCCGCCTGCCGGGCATCGACGGCAAGGCGAAGATGAGCAAGTCGCTCGGCAATGCGATCACACTCGGCGCGACGCCGGACGAAATCGCGCAGGCCGTGAAGGACATGTACACGGACCCGAACCATCTGCGCGTGAGCGATCCCGGCCAGGTCGAAGGCAACGTCGTATTTACGTTTCTCGACGCGTTCGAGCCGGACGTGCAGAAAGTCGACGAACTGAAGGCGCACTATCGCCGCGGCGGCCTCGGCGACAGCGTCGTGAAGCGCGTACTGAACGAGCGGCTGCAGGCGCTGATCGAGCCGATCCGCGCGCGGCGGCGTGAATTCGAGGCCGACAGGGCGGAAGTGATGGCGATCCTGAAGCGCGGCACGCTGCGCGCGCGCGACGTGGCTGGTGCGACGCTGGCTGAGGTCAAAGGCGCGATGGGGCTCACGTATTTCGATTGA
- a CDS encoding bestrophin family protein, whose translation MIVRPRQNWLRMLFVWNGSVLQSIIPQLTFMAIVSTLAVFTNGRIFGEKIPLNTAPFTLFGLALAIFLGFRNNASFERFKEARHLWGNLLIAARAVTSQLHRYLPDSVSDAERNRLADLLIALAYALKHQLRNTDPSEDLLRILGAERTAALGGKCYKPVAILDELRGGIVRALGRAPGADTTCWMFDMQLDALGKSIGGCERILSTPIPFSYSVLLHRTVYAYCVLLPFGLVDSTEFFTPLICVFISYTLIALEAIANEVAEPFGLAPNALALDAMTRTIERSVLEIGDRPLPDEFAPASTYQIT comes from the coding sequence ATGATCGTCAGACCACGACAAAACTGGCTCAGGATGCTGTTCGTATGGAACGGCTCCGTGCTGCAATCGATCATTCCTCAACTGACGTTCATGGCGATCGTCAGCACGCTGGCGGTCTTCACGAACGGGCGCATCTTCGGCGAAAAGATTCCGCTGAACACCGCGCCGTTCACACTGTTCGGCCTTGCGCTCGCGATCTTCCTCGGGTTTCGCAACAACGCGAGCTTCGAGCGTTTCAAGGAAGCGCGGCACCTGTGGGGAAATCTGCTGATCGCCGCGCGCGCCGTGACGTCGCAACTGCATCGCTACTTGCCCGACAGCGTCAGCGACGCCGAGCGCAACCGGCTCGCCGATCTGCTGATCGCACTCGCGTATGCGCTAAAGCATCAGTTGCGCAATACCGATCCGTCGGAGGACCTGCTGCGCATTCTCGGGGCCGAACGCACGGCAGCGCTCGGCGGAAAATGCTATAAGCCGGTCGCGATCCTCGACGAACTGCGCGGCGGCATCGTCCGTGCGCTCGGGCGCGCGCCCGGCGCCGACACGACCTGCTGGATGTTCGACATGCAACTCGATGCGCTAGGCAAGTCGATCGGCGGTTGCGAGCGGATCCTGTCGACGCCCATTCCGTTTTCGTACAGCGTGCTGCTTCATCGCACCGTCTACGCGTATTGCGTGCTGCTGCCATTCGGGCTCGTCGATTCGACGGAGTTCTTCACGCCGCTGATCTGTGTGTTCATCTCTTACACGCTGATTGCGCTCGAAGCGATCGCGAACGAAGTGGCCGAGCCGTTCGGGCTGGCGCCGAATGCGCTGGCGCTCGATGCGATGACGCGCACGATCGAGCGGTCGGTGCTCGAAATCGGCGATCGGCCGTTGCCCGACGAGTTCGCGCCGGCGTCGACGTATCAGATCACGTAG
- the cydB gene encoding cytochrome d ubiquinol oxidase subunit II translates to MHIDLPVVWAAIIGLGVFIYVMLDGFDLGIGLLFPFFDAKAEREVMLNTVAPVWDGNETFLVLGGAGLYGAFPVVYSTLLPANYLPLILMVIGLIFRGAAFELRAKANRTQHLWDLAFIGGSALAAFCQGITLGSLLQGIRIVDNQFAGGPFDWLSPFSLFCGIGVLVTYATLGCGWLILKVDGELQRKMRLLMKPLTGVLLAVMAVVSLWTVIGLPAVAHRWFGSGNLGWFLPVPVLVVACVWGIFRTVKREHEATPFLLTLALVFLGYTGLVISIWPNIVPPSLTIWDASSSHSSQLFALVGTVIVLPIILVYNAMQYRVFRGKVREGDPGYH, encoded by the coding sequence ATGCACATCGATCTTCCTGTCGTGTGGGCCGCGATCATCGGCCTCGGCGTGTTCATCTACGTGATGCTGGACGGCTTCGACCTCGGCATCGGCCTGCTGTTTCCGTTTTTCGACGCGAAGGCCGAACGCGAAGTGATGCTGAATACCGTCGCGCCGGTGTGGGACGGCAACGAAACGTTTCTCGTGCTTGGCGGTGCGGGGTTGTATGGCGCGTTCCCGGTCGTCTATTCGACGCTGTTGCCGGCCAACTACCTGCCGCTGATCCTGATGGTGATCGGGCTGATCTTCCGCGGCGCGGCGTTCGAGTTGCGCGCGAAGGCGAACCGTACGCAGCATCTGTGGGATCTTGCATTCATCGGCGGCTCCGCACTCGCCGCGTTTTGCCAGGGGATCACGCTCGGTTCGCTGCTGCAGGGCATCCGGATCGTGGACAACCAGTTCGCGGGCGGGCCGTTCGACTGGCTGTCGCCGTTCAGCCTGTTTTGCGGGATCGGCGTGCTCGTCACCTATGCGACGCTCGGTTGCGGCTGGCTGATCCTGAAGGTCGACGGCGAACTGCAGCGCAAGATGCGCTTGCTGATGAAGCCGCTCACGGGCGTGCTGCTCGCGGTGATGGCCGTGGTCAGCCTGTGGACCGTGATCGGGCTGCCGGCCGTCGCACACCGCTGGTTCGGCAGCGGCAATCTCGGGTGGTTCCTGCCGGTGCCGGTCCTCGTCGTCGCGTGCGTGTGGGGCATCTTTCGCACGGTGAAGCGCGAGCATGAAGCAACGCCGTTCCTGCTGACGCTCGCGCTCGTATTCCTCGGCTACACCGGGCTCGTGATCAGCATCTGGCCGAATATCGTGCCGCCATCGTTGACGATCTGGGACGCATCGTCGAGCCATTCGAGCCAGCTGTTTGCGCTCGTCGGCACCGTGATCGTGCTGCCGATCATCCTCGTGTACAACGCAATGCAGTATCGCGTGTTTCGCGGCAAGGTGCGCGAGGGCGACCCCGGCTATCACTGA
- a CDS encoding cytochrome ubiquinol oxidase subunit I, whose protein sequence is MEIFDAFHLARLQFAFTVSFHIVFPAISIGMASFLAVLEWRYLVTGDAAYKSMFQFWSKIFAIGFGMGVVSGVVMAYEFGTNWAGFSRVAGNVTGPLLTYEVLTAFFLEAGFLGVMLFGWQRVSPRAHFFATLMVAVGTLISTFWILASNSFMQTPQGYKIENGLVVPVDWFKVIFNPSFPYRLAHMTIAAFIVAGFIVAACGAWHLLKGRRDEPVKRSFSMALWMLLLLAPIQIFVGDAHGLNTREYQPAKIAAIEGLWETEKGGTALNLVGLPDMQAETTRYAIQVPHLGSLILTHSWNGEIRGLKEFPPQDRPYSPIVFWTFRIMAGLGMLMLLTALLGLLLRKGGRLYETRWFQWFVVCMGPSGIVALLAGWITTEVGRQPWTVYGVLRTVDSVAPLSAQQVGVSLLIFVIVYFLVFGTGVYYMLKLMKRGPAAHAGYIELHRHPGLRNSALSTPLNVTEAE, encoded by the coding sequence ATGGAAATTTTCGATGCGTTCCATCTCGCACGATTGCAGTTCGCGTTCACGGTGTCGTTCCACATCGTGTTTCCGGCGATCAGCATCGGCATGGCGAGTTTCCTCGCGGTGCTTGAGTGGCGTTATCTCGTCACCGGCGACGCGGCCTACAAATCCATGTTCCAGTTCTGGTCGAAGATCTTCGCGATCGGCTTCGGGATGGGCGTCGTCTCCGGCGTCGTGATGGCCTACGAGTTCGGCACGAACTGGGCCGGCTTCTCGCGTGTTGCGGGCAACGTCACCGGTCCGCTGCTCACTTACGAAGTCCTGACGGCCTTTTTCCTCGAAGCCGGCTTTCTTGGCGTGATGCTGTTCGGCTGGCAGCGCGTGAGCCCGCGTGCGCACTTCTTCGCGACGCTGATGGTGGCGGTCGGCACGCTGATCTCGACGTTCTGGATTCTCGCGTCGAACAGCTTCATGCAGACGCCGCAGGGATACAAGATCGAGAACGGCCTCGTCGTGCCGGTGGACTGGTTCAAGGTCATCTTCAACCCGTCGTTTCCGTATCGCCTCGCGCACATGACGATCGCCGCGTTCATCGTCGCAGGCTTCATCGTCGCTGCTTGCGGCGCGTGGCACCTGCTGAAGGGGCGTCGCGACGAACCGGTGAAGCGCAGCTTCTCGATGGCGTTGTGGATGCTGCTGTTGCTCGCGCCGATCCAGATCTTCGTCGGCGATGCGCACGGGCTGAACACGCGCGAATACCAGCCCGCGAAGATCGCCGCGATCGAGGGGCTGTGGGAAACCGAGAAGGGCGGCACTGCGCTGAACCTCGTCGGCCTTCCCGACATGCAGGCCGAGACGACACGCTATGCGATCCAGGTGCCGCACCTCGGCAGCCTGATCCTCACGCACAGCTGGAACGGCGAGATTCGCGGGCTGAAGGAATTCCCGCCGCAGGATCGTCCGTACTCGCCGATCGTGTTCTGGACCTTCCGGATCATGGCCGGCCTCGGGATGCTGATGCTGCTCACCGCGTTGCTCGGCCTGCTGCTGAGAAAGGGCGGGCGCCTGTACGAAACGCGCTGGTTCCAGTGGTTCGTCGTATGCATGGGACCGTCGGGCATCGTTGCGCTGCTGGCCGGCTGGATCACGACCGAGGTCGGGCGGCAGCCGTGGACCGTCTACGGCGTGCTGCGTACCGTCGATTCGGTCGCGCCGCTCAGTGCGCAACAGGTCGGCGTGTCGCTGCTGATCTTCGTGATCGTGTATTTCCTCGTGTTCGGAACGGGGGTCTATTACATGCTGAAACTGATGAAGCGCGGGCCGGCCGCGCATGCCGGATATATCGAGCTGCACCGGCATCCGGGGCTGCGCAATAGCGCGCTGTCCACGCCGCTGAACGTCACTGAAGCGGAGTAA